A genomic region of Mycobacterium sp. Aquia_213 contains the following coding sequences:
- a CDS encoding DUF7159 family protein, with translation MDTVLGVSMAPTAVRMVLVEGENGDGATVDEDNFDVASDDDAATTSAADQVVSAILGTQEGAAQGGYQLTSTGVTWTDPVEAAALRDALAAHKVENVMLVSAFLAAAALAQAVGNETNYAQTALLFIEPDTATLALVDTADGSIAHVHRQPLPEDDDAAVAQLATMVAEAETLDTRPGAVFVVGSGVDVPLIKSALEAATTLPLAMPEEPDTALARGAALASANAPLFASSTAAQAYAQDPGTGAIDPFAIAPGYFDSSDSSEGSLAYSAVPDDYAEAYTGEHTAVTSLTDYHERRSFGLVGSVVGAIFIVGVAALVVSLAIAIRPTAGVKPIPSHNIVAPATQAPAAPAPAPAAPAPAAPAPEAAPIPAPAPVPQAPAAVPMPEAPAPVPVPVQVPDAPAPIPDAPAPVQVPVAPAPAPVAPIPIPIPLPIPPVIGVPGGPLAPGGGGFPNNPGRGGGGFPGNQGPGGGGFPGGGHGGGGFPGGGGFPGGGHGGGGFPGGGGGHGGFGGGHGGFGRR, from the coding sequence GTGGACACCGTACTTGGTGTGTCGATGGCGCCGACGGCCGTCCGGATGGTGCTGGTCGAAGGCGAGAATGGCGATGGCGCGACCGTCGATGAAGACAATTTCGACGTGGCTTCAGACGATGACGCCGCAACAACCAGTGCCGCCGATCAAGTGGTCTCGGCGATCCTGGGAACCCAGGAGGGTGCGGCCCAGGGCGGCTACCAGCTGACCTCGACCGGAGTCACCTGGACCGATCCCGTCGAGGCTGCCGCGCTGCGCGATGCACTGGCCGCGCACAAGGTCGAGAATGTGATGTTGGTCTCGGCCTTCCTGGCCGCGGCCGCGCTGGCGCAGGCGGTCGGCAACGAAACCAACTACGCGCAGACCGCGCTGCTGTTCATCGAACCCGACACCGCGACGTTGGCACTCGTCGATACGGCCGACGGGTCGATCGCCCATGTGCATCGCCAGCCCTTGCCCGAGGACGATGACGCCGCGGTGGCGCAGCTGGCCACGATGGTCGCGGAGGCCGAGACGCTGGATACACGCCCCGGCGCCGTGTTCGTCGTCGGCTCCGGCGTCGACGTTCCGCTGATCAAGTCGGCGCTGGAGGCCGCCACGACGCTGCCGCTGGCCATGCCCGAGGAGCCAGACACCGCCCTGGCCCGCGGGGCCGCGCTGGCGTCGGCGAACGCGCCCCTGTTCGCCTCGTCCACGGCTGCTCAGGCCTACGCGCAGGACCCGGGCACCGGTGCCATCGACCCATTCGCGATCGCCCCCGGATACTTCGACAGCTCGGATTCCAGCGAGGGTTCGCTGGCGTACAGCGCCGTTCCCGACGACTACGCCGAGGCCTACACCGGCGAGCACACCGCCGTCACCTCGCTCACCGACTATCACGAACGAAGGTCCTTTGGGCTGGTCGGCAGCGTGGTGGGGGCGATATTCATCGTCGGCGTGGCGGCACTGGTCGTTTCGCTGGCGATCGCGATCCGGCCGACGGCCGGTGTGAAGCCCATTCCCAGTCACAACATCGTCGCGCCAGCGACACAGGCGCCGGCGGCTCCGGCTCCGGCGCCCGCAGCGCCCGCTCCGGCGGCGCCCGCGCCTGAGGCGGCCCCGATCCCCGCTCCGGCGCCTGTTCCGCAGGCACCTGCTGCGGTTCCGATGCCCGAGGCTCCGGCTCCGGTCCCGGTCCCGGTCCAGGTGCCGGATGCGCCTGCACCGATACCCGACGCGCCGGCCCCGGTCCAGGTGCCAGTGGCCCCGGCTCCCGCACCCGTGGCGCCGATTCCCATCCCGATCCCGTTGCCGATACCCCCGGTTATCGGCGTGCCCGGCGGGCCGCTGGCTCCCGGCGGTGGTGGGTTCCCCAATAACCCCGGACGCGGCGGCGGTGGATTCCCCGGCAACCAAGGCCCCGGCGGTGGCGGCTTTCCTGGCGGCGGCCACGGCGGCGGTGGCTTCCCGGGTGGTGGCGGCTTCCCGGGCGGCGGTCACGGTGGCGGTGGCTTCCCGGGTGGTGGCGGCGGTCACGGTGGTTTCGGTGGCGGTCACGGCGGGTTCGGCCGCCGGTAG